In Arachis stenosperma cultivar V10309 chromosome 1, arast.V10309.gnm1.PFL2, whole genome shotgun sequence, one DNA window encodes the following:
- the LOC130961219 gene encoding uncharacterized protein LOC130961219: MQGVCSVGHSFFFAGGSDLNIFDPELCLNWDDHYPSRMWCLKYEGSNWNWKFCGSMFCRRYRPLVVPYDGKLYIFGGTGTANCWVDIYSLKSGLWETREVPESALLSYCMNPDSYFLWEDSTKPHKKTHIVLYSSGDEHQGLMSYDVKANNWEYLDWNFPQVPGSCPMKLVRLGCSHYLLIVDFAPVWHIYDLSKMNDVATVGVHGLDKTAEVTHIFCCHNTSDESLIYMFMEPGNVFEGEPSTNTVSGVVSYARVKLQLKTFSAKIESKGNLNFGDYVNLYMFAVGDEDQ, translated from the exons ATGCAAGGAGTTTGTTCTGTCGGTCACAGCTTCTTCTTTGCTGGTGGTAGTGACCTGAATATTTTTGACCCAGAATTGTGTTTGAATTGGGATGATCATTACCCCTCAAGGATGTGGTGCCTCAAGTATGAGGGTTCTAATTGGAATTGGAAGTTCTGTGGAAGCATGTTCTGCCGCAGATATAGACCCTTAGTAGTCCCCTATGATGGCAAATTGTACATCTTTGGGGGTACTGGAACTGCAAATTGCTGGGTTGATATTTACAGCCTAAAATCAGGTCTATGGGAAACAAGGGAAGTGCCCGAAAGTGCTCTCTTGTCATATTGCATGAACCCTGACTCTTACTTTCTGTGGGAGGACAGCACCAAGCCTCACAAGAAGACCCACATTGTATTGTATTCTTCTGGTGATGAACATCAAGGGCTCATGTCATATGACGTCAAGGCTAACAATTGGGAATACCTTGATTGGAATTTTCCGCAAGTTCCTGGATCTTGTCCAATGAAACTTGTTCGTTTGGGATGCAGTCATTATCTTCTGATTGTTGACTTCGCTCCAGTGTGGcatatttatgatttatctAAGATGAATGATGTGGCAACGGTGGGGGTGCATGGCTTGGACAAGACCGCAGAAGTAACGCATATTTTTTGTTGCCACAACACTAGCGATGAAAGTTTGATTTATATGTTCATGGAACCTGGAAATGTTTTCGAGGGAGAGCCATCTACTAACACTGTTTCTGGGGTTGTTTCTTATGCCAGAGTCAAGCTCCAACTCAAAACTTTTTCTGCCAAGATTGAATCCAAGGGTAATCTTAACTTTGGTGATTATGTAAATCTTTATAT GTTTGCTGTTGGAGATGAAGACCAATAA
- the LOC130965081 gene encoding uncharacterized protein LOC130965081 has product MAMFKQALKDYFVYEEKELMYLKNEPKRIRARCAEEGCPWLVFCSHNSQSLSFQIKTFIGEHNCGRNLSSNMADRAWVTSKLVKRLVTQPLMTPKEALEHMKQDYNVHINYRMIYRALKAAREQAIGKEREQYGKLHDYLNEIHRSNPGSTGMVDVIPQLEGRPLFNRLYISLDACKKGFKVRCRPLIGLDGCFLKGYFGGHLLSAVGQDANNSFFVIAFTGLAKALHEVMPQAHHRNCVLHIWKNFIKNFKDKHTKGLVWKAAKSTTMREFKDSMELVKKVNKDAWEYLRKFDPGAWTKAYFSHGPKCDNITNNMCEVWNAKIVEYREKPILTMCEELRSYIMRKMAGHKHRISKCKGKLAPVQQLRLDEYIIPESNKWTAEWTGDEAKVLFEVQRLPCKHAVAAISRLRKQGLRPEDFAHKWLTIEAVRVTYRDSIKPMNSEEFWKETNRLRPEAPIIRRAPRRPTKKRAVDVVAESQMQQQGHKARKSFQVTCSKCGQKGHYHMTCKGPPANLNWQPKRKKAKQQQIGNQSSQLPPDHIVAEIVIFGFAQAGEGVGSNVPQNVTATSIDPVSKAKRQKKKVPKTSNTHSVQQETRIDTQSSHPAQPPVEGVDYNTELSNHTTPTTLNHGPNFRPKQAITRPPAPTVYHPQQQATAPTIQPPLQQATTPNS; this is encoded by the exons ATGGCAATGTTCAAGCAAGCACTTAAGGATTACTTTGTATATGAGGAAAAAGAGCTTATGTATTTGAAGAATGAGCCAAAGAGGATTAGAGCAAGGTGTGCTGAGGAGGGTTGTCCATGGCTGGTGTTTTGCTCTCATAATAGTCAGAGTCTAAGTTTTCAAATCAAGACATTCATTGGAGAGCATAACTGTGGTAGGAATTTGAGCAGCAACATGGCTGATAGAGCTTGGGTGACAAGTAAGTTGGTAAAAAGGTTGGTAACTCAACCTCTAATGACTCCGAAAGAGGCACTAGAGCACATGAAGCAGGACTATAATGTCCATATAAACTATAGGATGATATACAGAGCCTTGAAAGCTGCTAGAGAGCAAGCAATTGGAAAGGAGCGAGAACAATATGGAAAGCTACATGACTACTTAAATGAAATTCACAGAAGCAATCCTGGATCCACTGGTATGGTTGATGTAATTCCTCAACTGGAGGGTCGTCCACTCTTCAATAGGTTGTACATTTCACTGGATGCTTGCAAGAAAGGCTTCAAGGTGCGCTGTCGTCCTCTGATCGGATTGGATGGATGCTTCTTAAAAGGGTACTTTGGTGGTCATCTGTTGTCAGCTGTGGGGCAGGATGCCAATAATAGTTTCTTTGTTATAGCATTTACT GGATTGGCTAAGGCATTGCATGAGGTAATGCCACAAGCCCATCATAGGAACTGTGTCTTACATATATGGAAAAACTTCATCAAGAACTTTAAGGACAAGCACACAAAAGGGCTAGTTTGGAAGGCTGCTAAGAGCACAACAATGAGAGAATTCAAAGACTCAATGGAACTTGTGAAGAAGGTGAACAAGGATGCTTGGGAGTATCTACGGAAGTTTGATCCTGGTGCATGGACGAAGGCTTACTTTAGCCATGGCCCGAAGTGTGACAATATCACCAATAACATGTGCGAAGTTTGGAATGCCAAGATCGTGGAGTATAGAGAAAAACCGATTTTAACTATGTGCGAGGAGCTTCGAAGTTACATTATGCGAAAGATGGCAGGGCACAAGCACAGAATAAGCAAATGCAAGGGTAAATTAGCTCCAGTTCAACAACTAAGGCTGGATGAGTATATCATTCCTGAGAGCAATAAGTGGACAGCAGAGTGGACTGGGGATGAGGCAAAGGTATTGTTTGAAGTCCAGAG GTTGCCTTGCAAGCATGCAGTGGCTGCTATCTCAAGGTTAAGGAAACAAGGGCTGAGGCCAGAGGATTTTGCACATAAATGGCTTACAATAGAAGCTGTTCGGGTTACTTATAGGGACTCCATTAAACCAATGAATTCTGAGGAGTTTTGGAAAGAAACAAACAGGCTGCGTCCAGAGGCACCAATCATTAGGAGAGCCCCTAGGAGACCAACCAAAAAAAGGGCTGTTGATGTGGTGGCTGAGTCACAAATGCAGCAGCAAGGTCACAAGGCGAGGAAGTCATTCCAAGTCACGTGCAGTAAATGTGGGCAAAAGGGACACTACCACATGACTTGCAAAGGACCTCCTGCAAATCTGAATTGGCAGCCAAAACGAAAGAAGGCAAAGCAACAACAAATTGGAAATCAATCATCACAGCTACCTCCAGATCA TATAGTAGCTGAGATTGTTATTTTTGGATTTGCACAGGCCGGGGAAGGAGTTGGAAGCAATGTTCCCCAAAATGTTACTGCCACATCTATTGATCCAGTG AGTAAAGCAAAAAGGCAAAAGAAAAAAGTCCCAAAGACCTCTAACACTCACTCAGTCCAACAAGAAACAAGGATTGACACTCAATCCTCACACCCTGCCCAACCACCAGTAGAG GGTGTGGACTATAACACTGAGCTCTCAAACCATACTACCCCAACTACACTCAACCACGGGCCAAACTTCAGACCCAAGCAAGCTATAACTAGACCTCCAGCACCTACGGTGTACCACCCTCAACAGCAGGCCACAGCCCCAACAATTCAGCCACCTCTACAGCAAGCAACAACCCCAAACTCATAA